The sequence ATCTTTGTTTCGGTGTTAAAAGGGTTTGGGAAAACTTTGAACCGCGGATCATCAGTTATGTCTGCTATTCCCACTACAGATGCTACATTAATAAACACGAATGCCTTTCCACAACACTGGAATAATGTTCCAGTATCACAAACTTCATAAGCAATAGTATCTATTCCGGTAAAAGTTGAATCCGGAGTGTATTGTATGTTGTCCCCACCCAAAATATTTGCAGTACCATTATTTGGTCCTGTAAGTATGGAAGTTGTTAAAGGGTATCCTTCCCGGTCAATATCATTTGACTGTACATCTATCACAATCGAAACCGCTGAATCTGTTGTAACAATATCATTATTTGCAATATTGCCAAGCAGAAGTGAATCTAATACAATTAATTTACCTGTGTAACCATGCACAGTATGAACAATATCGTAAGTTCCGGTATTGGTGGGTGTGAACGTAAACATTTTAACTTCACCTGGCAGCACATTACCTTGAGCAGGTGGAACAGGTGCCGTTAGCCAGGGATCAATGCTCACCCAATGCGTATCGTCAAGGCTGATGTTGTAGATTGTAAGGGGAATGTTTTTCAGGGCACGAATTACAGGAGGGAAATTTTGCTGTTGAGCGTTGCTGTGAATCAGTGAAACTTTATGCTGTCCCATCTGGAGCACCAAAGAATCTACCGCTTTTGCATTTTCAACAATCACAACATCTCCTGTAAACGCGTGTCCGAGGTTCTTGATCTGATATGTTCCGGTATCTGTGGGCGTGAACTGTACAGTCAGGATTTGTCCCGGAAGCAGAAAATAGGTAGAAGTGATCCAGGGCAGGATGCTCACGCCATTGATGTGTTCACCCATATCGCTTGTCATTAAGAGCTGTAAAGGTTGTCCGACAGGTGAGATAACGGGATCAGGAGAGTAATCAAAATCAAAATAGACCCTTTGAATCACTGATAGAACGTTCACGCATGCCTGGGGCGGGGTTTGGTTAAGAAGGATTGTCACCGAATTGCCACCAGTGTTGGTCACTGCAAGATCAGGCCGCCCATCGCTGTTGAAATCACCTGATAGAAGGGCCTTTGGAACCAAACCAACAGTAAAAGTTTCCGCTACGGCAAAACCACCTGTGCCATCTCCGAGCAGCACTACCACGTTATGATTGACTGCATCAGTAACTGCCAGATCATTATTACCATCACCATCAAAATCTTCTATGACCACTGCAATCGGACCGCTTCCTGCCACATAAGAGCTGCTTGTAAACCCTCCCAACCCATCGGCAAAAAACACTGTCACTGTACTATCCAGCACATTAGCCACTGCAATATCAACGATACCGTCCATATTTATATCACCTAATGCGATATCTTTTGGTGAATTGCCAACAGGAAATGCAGATTCAATATTAAATGCACCTGTACCATCCCCGGAAAGTATCACCAACGAATCGCCAAGATCATTCCCAACTGCTAAGTCAATGATGGTATCGGTATTAAACCAGCCTGCTGCAATCGGCACAGGGCCGTTGCCCGTATAAAAATCACCAACTTTTACAAAACTCCCCAAGCTATCCCCCAGAAAAACGGTGATGTTATCATCACTACGATTGGTAACTGCCAGGTCAGGATAATCGTCTGCATTGAAGTTAGCAACTGCAATCCAGCGAGGCCCTAAGCCGGTTGCATAGAAAGTTGGGGGGAGAAAACCTCCGGCACTATCTGCTAAAAACACGGCTATCGTGTTGCTGTCTTTATTGGCAGTAACTACATCCAAAACACCATCTCCATTAAAATCGTTAGTGGCAATATTGTGGGGTCCTTTATGGATGGTAGCGATACTATCCTGCAGTATGAAAGTACCTGAACCATCTCCATAGATCAGCGAAATGTTAGAACCCAGCATGTTTGCAACAGCCAGGTCAGCATTGCCGTCCTGGTTCAACTCTATCAAAACTGCAGAGCGAGGACCCAGGCCAGCCGGTATGGTTGTGGATGAAAATTGCAATACCTGAGCTTCTGTGAAAAGTGGTGTGATTGAAAATACGACCAGTAATTCAATCTTATTAATTAAATGTTTCATGACTGATAAAAATTAATTGAAATTATAATATATGATAGAATTGATTTTCATCTCTGATTTTTTTTCTTATCAAATTTTTATATAAATATTAAATTATGACATGCAAATAAATATAAATTACTTGTAATTCACAAATATTTGTAATTCGTAATAATTTATACGTCTATTTCAATCCTCAGCAAATGGCTTGCAAAATTTTTCCCCAGCGTATCCATCCGCAATGACCTGGATCCACCCCCATCCAGGGCTTTATGACATACAAAGTTAATGGCTTCTATTACCGGCCATTCATAACGAAACACTTTACCTTTTATGAGTCCTTTAAAATGTTCCTTAACCTTTTCGGAGGTGAGCTGTTTCTTGATAATTTCATAATGTTCCGGAGATTTTGCAAGCACGCCTATATTGCAAATATCGTTTTTGTCTCCGGATCTGGCGCTGGCGATTTTAAGTAATTTAACTTTCATCTGTCTAAATCAATGATTAGTTCTAATACGCATAGTACATAGCGTAGAACGTTTATTACCATGCGCTATGCGCTAAGTTTTCAAAATTTCAACCTTTTCCTCAACCAATTCCCTTGGAATCAGCGTTGGCCATAAACTCAGCAAAGTCCTATTTGTCTTACCCCAGCCGGGCATACTGTTCATACCCGGAGGACCGTTTAATGCCAGGCATACAATGGATTGCATCGCTATTTTCCCAACTTTAGGCTCCTGATGTTTTATCACAAGTCGTACCCCAATTTCATTTAAGTCTTCCTTTTCTTTGTCTGTTGGTATGGGCGCTGCACTTCCGTGAATACCGTTTATTCCGATAAAGGAATATTCAAACCGTTCAATTTTTGCTGGGTTCCGGACACTGCCTGCCTGCCGAAACCTTGGCGCAGGCAGGGATACTGGACCCGCCTGCCATAGGCCTTTGGCGGGCAGGTGTCGGTTACTACTACTGCTACTGCCACTTTCACCTTTCCTACCGTTTGTGTTTTCTAATAGATGTAAATCACTCCAAATTTTCTCTACGGCTTTGATGAACATTTGTGCTTTTTTGTAAGCATAGGGCCAGGAAAAGAAGAAAAATTGTTCACTTACATATCCTTCCATCAACCCGATGGTCATTTTTAAAAGTTCAGGCCTTGGTTTACCTTTAACTCCTGAAAATCGTACTTTGTTTTTATCAATATCTTCAATTTTGACTTCTGTCAGATCTACTATTACGTCAGGAGTAATGTAATTGGCCGGGTCGTGAATTTCATAAATCAACTGCTCTCTTAAAGTATTTCTTGAAACTTTGCCACCCTGGCTTTCTAATTTTGTGAAAATTGCAGAGCCATCTTCCGAAACTTCTGCAATCGGATAACCCAGGTTGCTAATTTTATAATCCATGGGCCATTCAGCATAAGAATTTCCCCCGGATGCCTGTCCACCACATTCCAGTAAGTGCCCGATGGCGATACCACTGGCGAGAAGCCCCCCCGAGGGGGGGGAATTATTATCAAAATCCAATTTCCATCCAAAATGATGTATCAATATTCCCAATGTTAAGCAAGGATCGGCAACTCTGCCAGCCAAAATAATATCAGCTCCCTTGTCAAGCGCTTTGGCAATAGTTGATGCACCGAGATATACGTTCGCATGTGTAGGCTGATATGGAGAAGATGAAAGAGGTTCACCTGAATCCATATTTTCTAGTTTATACCCGTTATTTTGCAATTGCTTTAACTTAGGGAAAAAATCATCACCGGAAATCGTTGCGATCTTTAAACCTACAACGCCTTGTTTTTGGAGTATGGCAGCAACTTTTTTTGCAGCGCTCTCTGGATTGAGGCCTCCGGAGTTCGTAACTATTTTAATCCCATTTTTATAAGCTAACGGGAACAGGTTGGTTGCCATTAACTCAATATCTCTTGCATATCCCAGATTGGGGTCTTTTAACCTGTCTTTTTGGAGAATAGACAGGGTCAATTCTGCCAAAGCATCATGTACTACATAATCTGCTGCTTTTTCTTTAACTATAGCCATGGCAGCCGTGCTGCTGTCACCGTAAAAACCCTGGCCGGCTGCGATTCTGATAGGTGATTTGGTCATGGTTTCAAGATGTAAGGTAATAAGGAAATAAAGGTATTGAGGTATAATTTAATTACATTGGAGATAACTATTGCGGGTCTCAACTTCGCCCTTTGGGGTTTATCTGAAAAAGGATATTTGACTGTAATAATATCACCTTGTTTGTACATCTGATCTGTTTTTCAAAAATTCATCCCAATGGTCGTTTTTAGGGTTTTCCCAAATATCTCCAAAAGACTCATTTGCCATTGCTGATAGTTCATCTGCAATAGTAGTGTGTTGGTTGTTTAAATGCTCTTTCAATATTGGCTTTTGAGCAGTTTCCTGCTTTATTTTAGCCAAAAACTTAACCCTTTCAATAGTGGGTAAAGTATTGTAAAGTTTAAGTAAATTTGATGCTGTTTCCATTATCTTAATAATAATTAATTTTGCAAATATAATAAAAAATTTAGTTATTTTGTTAAAAACGCTTTCACATCTCTTGCAGATTGCCCTGGGATCTCTTCCATTGGTATATGCCCCACTTCTTCATAGACGATCAGCTCAGCATTTGGAAGCTCATTCTTAAAACGATGGGCATGTTCAAGAGGTATCCATTTGTCTTCCGCACCCCATAGAATGAGCGCTGGGGATTTTATATTTTTTATGTCTTCCTCATTTCTTTCAAATTTTGTATTGGCTATGGAGATAAAAGCATCACGGTTGCCATCCATTAAAAACAGGTCTTGATAACGATCAATGATCTGGTCTGTTATCTTTGTTTGGTCACAGTAAACCTCTTTTAAGAATCTTTCAACCATATTACGCGGAGTTATATATTTAATGAGTTTATTTAAAAAAGGTGTTTGTGCCATTTTAAAAGGCAGTGGAAAATCTTTTCTTTCAATATATCCTGCTGAACCAATCAATATCATTTTACGGATACTTGCAGGATATTCCAGGACAAATTCCCAGGCAATCCACCCGCCTAATGAGCTGCCTGCGATGTCACATTGCTCTATGCCAAGGTTTTGAAGAAATGTGTGCAGGCATGACATATAAGTATCTCTTGTGTAGTCAGTAGCAGCAGTTGATCCGGTCAATCCAAAACCGGGAAGATCAAGTCTGATAATCCTGTAATCTTTGGCTAATGCATGAGCCCAGTCATCAAAAGTGTGGAGTGAAGAAAATGCTCCGTGAAGTAGTAATAAGGGAAACCCTTCCCCCTCGTCACGGTAATGCACCTGTATCCCATCAATATCCATAAACCTGGAATGTTCATTGATGTATTTTTCTTTGAGTTTTTCCATATACTAATATCCGATGCAAATATACGAATTTATACTAATGACACGAATAGGGTATAATGCTAATATACTAATTAAATATAAAATACTTAAAATGCCTAAAATTTATGCCACAAAAACTCTAAAATCACTAAACCCCCACACCAAAATATACAATTTTATATTTACATTATTTATCTTAGAGTTTTGGTGTGTGGGTAAATCACACAAAATTTTTTAGTGAAATTTCGTGTTTTTGTGCTTTAGTGGCGATTTTTTTATTTTAGGCATTTTAAATTTTACATTTTAGGCATTTTTTTTATTAGTATCATTAGTCCCGAGTACTCGGGATTAGCATTTTATACTAGTATCATTAGTATTCATTCGTATATTGGCATCGGTGATTCGTATTAAAGCAATATCTTACGATTTATAAAATTAAAAGTTATTTTTGTACAATGAAAATCTCTAAAATAAACACAAAAGATCTTTCCGAATCTGAATTAGCCATATTAATTGAAAAAAACAAAAAGATCTATACTGAATTCTACGATTTTCCATATTTAAAAAGTATCATTAACAATATAAGTGATTTTATTGATAAATATTACTTCAGGTCAAAATTTATTGGCTTTGAAAATATGCCCCAGAGAAACAATCCTGACACCCCTTTAATATATGCCAGTAATCATTCGGGTATGGCTTTTCCCTGGGATGGGATGATCCTCGGTGCCGGGTTGTTGAAAATGAATAATTACAATCTCTATAACTCAGTACGCGTTTTGGCAGCGCCTATGCTTTCTGAAACTCCTTTAATGAATGCCTATTTAATCCAGGATCTATGGAAAAGATGTGGTAGCGTTGATGCCACTTCATTGAATTTTGAGACTATGATGCATTATAAAGATGCTAACCTGTTAATATATCCTGAGGGTGTACCCGGCATTGGCAAGGGCTTCAACAAACGCTATCACCTGCAAAGATTTGCCACCTCTTTTATCCGAATGAGCATCAAATACAAAACCGATATTATTCCATTTGCAACTGTAAATGGTGAATATATTAATCCATATAGTTATAAGTCAATTAAAGTAAACAGGATAGTGAATAAAATTGGCATTCCCTTTCTTCCCTTAGGCCTTTCTACCCTGGGTATTATTTTACAGCCGTGGGTATTTTATTGTGCCTTCCCGGCAAATCTCACCTACGTGATGGGTAAAAGGATAAAACCCTACGAGATGACTGATAAACCGTTTGAGAAAATCGGAAGGGACGATCTTGTCCGAATAGCAAATAGCGTCAGGCGTCAAATGCAGCAGGAATTGATTGAAGCTGTTAGAAAATATGGACAAAAACCTTATAGGGCGAAAGAATTCTTCTCAATCACTATAAAAAATCTTTCAAAAGCATTTTATTTTTCCCCAACCGGCTGGCCGCTGATTTTTTTGGAACATGAAAGGCTTTATAAGAAAAGTAAAGGAAAGCAGGTAAATATGAAAATAAGATTCTTTTCTTTTATCAAAATGATCTTTATGAACCCAGGAGCTATGACCTTTTACCTGCCTGTGATTGGCTGGATACCTATTATTTGGTGGGTTTTCAGGAGGCGTAGGGCGTAGGGCGCATAGAGCATGGCGTATAGCTCCGTGAGTATAGTAGCTGTTAGCTGTTAGCTTTTAGCAATAGATTTGATAACACAATATCAAAATGAAGAACTTTAGAAGATTGAAAATTTGGGAACGAGGAATGGAATCTGTTAGCTTTTAGCTATTAGCTTTTGGCTTTTAGCTAACAGCCAACAGCTAACAGCTAACAGCTTTTTGAAGGGTTGCATGAAGAGCAACGCATGATCAACAGTTTCATTATTACACTGAAATTAACAGCTAACAGCTAAAAGCCCTTAACTAATGATAACCCGTAGCAATCGTAACTGATTAGTTACATAATTTATTATCTATGTGTAATTAGAAAATTTCATGTACCTTTGTAAAAAAACAGAACGATGAATACTTATCTCACACAGGCAAAGAACTTATATCTTCTCTCAAAAGAAGAATTTAATAAAGCAAAACGGCTGAATAATAATGAAGTCGCACGCGATGCAAGCGGAAAAGCATGGATAGCGACCACGGATGCGCTGCGTGGATTTTTGCTCTCCTGCGGCTTGAAAGAAAAACAATTACCGAAAAGCGAGCGCCAACGCCACGATATGATGGCGCAATACTGTAATGAACAAATGCTCTTCTCCTATTATTTTATAAGGAGTGAACTCCACGAAAACGCTTATTATGAAGGGATGATAAATTATATGTTGCTTTTTAAAGCGATGAATGAAGTAAAAAAATTTATTCACCGCTGCGGCAACGGGGGCTAAATCTTCCTAAGA is a genomic window of Cytophagales bacterium containing:
- a CDS encoding alpha/beta hydrolase, which gives rise to MEKLKEKYINEHSRFMDIDGIQVHYRDEGEGFPLLLLHGAFSSLHTFDDWAHALAKDYRIIRLDLPGFGLTGSTAATDYTRDTYMSCLHTFLQNLGIEQCDIAGSSLGGWIAWEFVLEYPASIRKMILIGSAGYIERKDFPLPFKMAQTPFLNKLIKYITPRNMVERFLKEVYCDQTKITDQIIDRYQDLFLMDGNRDAFISIANTKFERNEEDIKNIKSPALILWGAEDKWIPLEHAHRFKNELPNAELIVYEEVGHIPMEEIPGQSARDVKAFLTK
- a CDS encoding DUF1446 domain-containing protein yields the protein MTKSPIRIAAGQGFYGDSSTAAMAIVKEKAADYVVHDALAELTLSILQKDRLKDPNLGYARDIELMATNLFPLAYKNGIKIVTNSGGLNPESAAKKVAAILQKQGVVGLKIATISGDDFFPKLKQLQNNGYKLENMDSGEPLSSSPYQPTHANVYLGASTIAKALDKGADIILAGRVADPCLTLGILIHHFGWKLDFDNNSPPSGGLLASGIAIGHLLECGGQASGGNSYAEWPMDYKISNLGYPIAEVSEDGSAIFTKLESQGGKVSRNTLREQLIYEIHDPANYITPDVIVDLTEVKIEDIDKNKVRFSGVKGKPRPELLKMTIGLMEGYVSEQFFFFSWPYAYKKAQMFIKAVEKIWSDLHLLENTNGRKGESGSSSSSNRHLPAKGLWQAGPVSLPAPRFRQAGSVRNPAKIERFEYSFIGINGIHGSAAPIPTDKEKEDLNEIGVRLVIKHQEPKVGKIAMQSIVCLALNGPPGMNSMPGWGKTNRTLLSLWPTLIPRELVEEKVEILKT
- a CDS encoding T9SS type A sorting domain-containing protein — encoded protein: MKHLINKIELLVVFSITPLFTEAQVLQFSSTTIPAGLGPRSAVLIELNQDGNADLAVANMLGSNISLIYGDGSGTFILQDSIATIHKGPHNIATNDFNGDGVLDVVTANKDSNTIAVFLADSAGGFLPPTFYATGLGPRWIAVANFNADDYPDLAVTNRSDDNITVFLGDSLGSFVKVGDFYTGNGPVPIAAGWFNTDTIIDLAVGNDLGDSLVILSGDGTGAFNIESAFPVGNSPKDIALGDINMDGIVDIAVANVLDSTVTVFFADGLGGFTSSSYVAGSGPIAVVIEDFDGDGNNDLAVTDAVNHNVVVLLGDGTGGFAVAETFTVGLVPKALLSGDFNSDGRPDLAVTNTGGNSVTILLNQTPPQACVNVLSVIQRVYFDFDYSPDPVISPVGQPLQLLMTSDMGEHINGVSILPWITSTYFLLPGQILTVQFTPTDTGTYQIKNLGHAFTGDVVIVENAKAVDSLVLQMGQHKVSLIHSNAQQQNFPPVIRALKNIPLTIYNISLDDTHWVSIDPWLTAPVPPAQGNVLPGEVKMFTFTPTNTGTYDIVHTVHGYTGKLIVLDSLLLGNIANNDIVTTDSAVSIVIDVQSNDIDREGYPLTTSILTGPNNGTANILGGDNIQYTPDSTFTGIDTIAYEVCDTGTLFQCCGKAFVFINVASVVGIADITDDPRFKVFPNPFNTETKINYSLKKAGLVTITIYNQLGQPVRRLVEVQKPAGQYTVLWDGRNEEGKLLPGGVYFYRLQTDQFVRANKLILVR